Within the Glycine max cultivar Williams 82 chromosome 12, Glycine_max_v4.0, whole genome shotgun sequence genome, the region GATCAATGGTCAAAAGAGATCTATCtggataacttttttttaaaaaaactcattgatattttatttataaaaatattcaaaatggtCAATCACTCATAATTTTATCATCTCCACGTgtatcttttattcttttttattttttattttttcaatagaaTCATTCAAGATACAAATTGAATAATGAAATCTCTCCCAATAAAATAGTAGGTTGTAGACTTATAGGTTTGGAGATAGAATAATGTAAGCCTTTTTTAACATGCTATTAGTGCAAAGTTTTTATAAACTTTatcaataactaatttttgttgAGTAACCTGATTGTTACTTTTAGTAGGATCTCttctcttcatattttttttcattcataaaggTTTAACAAAAAATCCTAGTTAAGAATTGGCTTTCAAAAAGTATATTTGacaatgttaaatttttaacacCTCTAGAGAGTATTTTCTACTTCAAAAAagtattttctataaaaaaaggatatttttggagaaaaaaatataaaattaatttggtttctcaattttttcttaaaactgGCTtccgaaaaatatttttcataatgtaaaatttttaacaCTTCTAGAAGGTATTTTTTAgagtgttaaatattttttaacacttcTAGAAAGTACTTTTTGCATGTTAAAAATTTTACACTTCCAAAAAgtatttcaaaaaattgatatttttgagaaaaaaaaatagatatattagtAAAGTTGGGAGGTGTAGCTAAGAATTAGTTTTGACTTAATACACTGATAGAggcaaattaatatttaatagtgGGCCAAGGATTTACACTACTGGTGATCACGACGTGGtatctaaaaaattatagtcccataataaatttttacttataaattGACGAATCATTGGACAAAAGGCTTTCAtagctcagttggttagagcACCGCTTTAGTAAGCGGGAGGTCTTGAATTCAACTCTCAATGAAAGCAAAATGATTTCCTTTTCTCAATCTCTTCATTGAATAGAATCCAATAACTAAATATTTGAAGGATAATTGATGCAAAGCTCGAGCTTGCCTAATACAATCTCATTCTTAACATTTAGATGCAACATAATGTTTCTGCACATATGTGTCTTGAAAGTGACCATAAAAATAGGAAACAAGTTCTGTCTTTATTTTGGAACTTTGGACACCAAGCTTTTTCTGCCATGTTCGCTAGTGATTTTTATTTGGTTCAGAGTTTTCATCTTCATGTATGTCATCAAAATATGCAATTTTCATTCTGGGTGTTTTAGGCATGCCATTTGGGATCTCCTAGTAAATGAAGATTCTTGGTATTGGTAATCTATTTTAACTGAACATTGTCTTCCGAGCTACCATTCCTTCTGGTAGTGAATGAAAGAACTCAATCGAGAGTTTCACGAAACCTTTTATGTTCAAAACAAGATTTGTCATAGAAAACAGAAATCTTTAACCCATTACTTTATTGTCATTTGTCAAAACAAAAACAGCTCACTAGGATCTAATTAAGAGAtgttggaaataaattaaaacataatgaaATGTTCAAAATAGATGGAAATTTTCTACAGTATATACAAGCTACAACTTTGATTCTGACCTCAGTGAAATAGTTCTGTTTCAGATGCTAATTAGCAATAGCACCCTCAAAGTATCGCTCCTACGGTTTGTAAGAAAAGGGTTCGCATCATAGTCTCTCAAGTTGTTGGTTGAAGTTTTCATGAGCTATTTCATTTAATAACATGAGTTTCTCATCTTCTAGTACACTATAGTTGCTCAGGTTTTTCCTCAACGGCAAGTCCACATAGTTGCCAGCAAATAGTTCCACATTTGTAATGTCAAATTCCCTTCCATATCTCTCTCTGAACAAGTTTCTTATCAGATGCAAAAGTGACAATTCACCACATCTTGAAGAAGCATATGTGAGACTTGCAATTGCCACAACAACATTTATAGGCAAGTTGTGTACAGAACTGCAATAAAACTTACAGCAAAGTTATATATATCACTTACACAGAATCCTGCATATAAATTGAGGTAACAAAGTCTGATGTAAGTACCTGCATTTGCTAATGAAGGACATGTTGGTGATGAGGCATTCACAGAAATTATCAATTAGATCATATGCAGTCAATAAACATGTGTCTTTACATAGCTGATCCACCTAAATTTTAAAGGGAAAATATAAACAATCCAAAACATATATTAACTTGTTGATTAGAGATTCAGAGGGAACAAATAATTGTAAAACAATAGCAATATATCATAGCAAAATAAACATggcttgaaatattttttgggtgCTCAAGTATCTTCCAGCCGAGAGTCAGAATAATTAATCCCTTAAGGTATGAAAATCTATTTAAAGGACCAACGTCTACCAACAGATACTCTTCCATACACACAAACTTAGGAATTAAACCCGTAACCACGTGCTTAAAGGGCATGATTTCTACAAATCATAACACATCATATtggtgtgtgtgtatatatatatatattaacattaaaCATAACTTACCCTAGAAAAAGCACTCTCTAACTTGTCGATTTCGAGCAGTTGAGCAATATCTGCACGTGATTGCACAATAATAACACGCCTCCTATTCTTTTGGATATTTAGTTGAGCTTGAAATTGCATTATCAGGTTCTCGCTGCAAAGTTGAAGAGTAATTGACATCAGCTTGAAATTGTTACAGGTTTGTTATTAGGATTTTTCTATACATCTTGAAATGCGTTATCAACTCATGTAATTGATACACATAAAACAAAGATTCTCAGCAGACAAAAGATCTATAGAAACATCAAGGCATCATTTGGTAGTGTTGACTAAAATAGTTATGTACATAGTATAGTTCTAAAGTTtccatttatttgagaaaagaTTAGGAAAAGAAGAAGCTGTAAGTCCAAAGGAGCTAgccaaaaaaaagggaaaaagcaCACTATTTGGCATCATGTTTTCAATACTTTATAATTCACTATTTGATGAAATGTCATGTTGGACGCCCCATTTCATCCTCAATACAAATATAATCAATGGATCTTCTTGGATACAAGGTATAAGTGTTTTTGAGAGGTTCTCTTTACtggaacataatttttttttccattagaGAGAAGTTCTCAAAAGCTGTAAAAGACTTTCAGATTAGTATCCAAACAGGTTCATAAGCCTTATCTTACCTAGGTGCACACACAATATCTTGATTTGAATCTCAGATTTCTAAacacacagatatatatatatatatatatatatatatatatatatatatatatatatatatatatatatatatatattgattgtaACACTAACATCTTGATTTGAATCTCAGATttctaattcaataaacatgGCTACATATGAGGACTATCAAAAAACGTCTTAAAGTACCACTTGAAAGCTTTCTTCCACCCACTGACTCCTACACATGCAAGAGCATCACGAATGGCatatgaccacattggtctagagggttttttcttttcaatttgcaTCATGAAAAGCAAACTTGGAGAAGTAAAGTGAAGAAGAAACCCAGTAATACGGCTACTGATTTAAGGAATAAGACTCTGATTCTAGCTATCATCTCTcaacttatttaaataactaCATTACTTTTCCTAACACCACTTTTAAGAAACAAACCGAGGTTATGACTTTCCAGTTGGACAAAGATTATTTGACATAGATGAGAGTGAAAAAGAACACAAAGATAGAAATATGTAAAGTCTGTTTAAAACTAGGAATATGAAGAATGGATAGGAAATATATGCAGGAATATGGGAATGACTTTTTTGTTTCCCCATTACGGTGGCTTTTCATTTGTTTGAATAAACggtcaataaaattaaaaataaaattactggGTAATTATAATTGTGATCCATACGCCAAAGTCACCGCCACCTAGAGTGgccaatttagaaaaaaaataaatttagcgAATCTATCGTTACTAGGATTAACCTTAACcttataaaatcaatatattttcaatGAATATATAAGGGTACAATACTATAGAAGGAaaatttacaagataatgcATTATAGAAAGGGGAAAAAGTCAGTCATCTTTAATCGTTTCAAAAGACACATCAAGAAAATTTTCTATATAGCATCATTCAATCTCCTAATGTTTTTGTCTTGAATCCGTCCTTATCTTATGAATTGAAGAATGAGAAGAATTTTGGGGTTAATTTTCTTGTTTAGTAAGGTATGTAACTTTTCGTGCATCATGTATagtcatatattaattttgaatatagtCATATCTTACAAAATGGTCGGAGAAAGACTCGTAACATTTTTTTCTGACACTttcttactaatatttttttatgattggttaaaatttattaaaaattaacatttttttatagattttatttctcatttaatgattttttatcttGATTTATATGGAATGAGAAGTGAAACCTACTAGTTgataattttctataaattataaCAAATCATAAAGTATTTGAGGGAGAATGTCATCAAGAAGGTGCTCTAGCATTCCTCAAATGGTTatattaaactatattttttattttaaaaattatatttttctaacgTTAATTAGAGTTTTTCCCCCTCTTTTTGGGATATAATAGacaactgtaaaaaaaaaatagagaactaATTTTAAATCTTCATTGTCATCTTTGTGactttagaagataaaataaatactctAAGTTCCAATGCTGACCGTATAACTTTTTGTAAGAGCActtatatttattgaaattatataCGTATTATTTATGCATgcataaaatacttttataaatattttgtagagaattaactaattatattgaaaaattaaaaatatcatcaaattttaaactaaatagtagggtaaatagttattttactttttaacgtGTGTCTATcattaaaaatgtataaaaaaatatactaaggTAGTCACTAGTAATGTACATATTTTATCAGCAAGGGTGAGTAAGTTAACTTCTGAATCCCATGATCAAACAGAAATGATAAGTAAAGTGGCTGACTTGTAAAATAGatcaaacagaaaaaagaaaagttgatTGCAGAGAACCAAGGAGTCGAGAGGCAAGGGTGAGTGAGTTAACTCCTGAATCCCATTACGCATTAAGCCATCATTACTTCTTTTGGATTTCTCTTACTACGACATAACTTTTTAGATATATATTCACtaacaattcaaatttctttgaTAGGCATTGCCTATCTATAAATATCACCTCAATATACTGAAGCCACAATGTATACTAATTAAGGGATTTGTTGCACACATATATCCTCAgataaatttcttcaaattaacTTGGCAATCTTCATCACATGTAAATAACCAAGTTCAACTTCTTTCTTGCATAGGGTAACTATTAGCTCAGTTGACATCTATGAAATGTGCAAGTACATGCTTATTGGCTTCAATATTCATGTATGGGAAATATAAGAAAAGGGAACAAAACAACAAATACTAATAACCAATGCCCCACCTTGTATCAGAAAAACAAATCTTAGCaccaaacatttttctttttgataagaaACAATCATTAGCATGCAAAAACCAAATTAAAGCAGAACTCAACACATCTAGTCTAGGGCTAAAAAACATAAGTAGCAATTTTCAATATCACTATTTGGGTACATCCCCCCAACATTTTGCAGCGGCTTCCTTGACATCCTCTTTGTCATGACGGCCAAAAACACCCCTCGCTGGAATGTACCTTCTTCACCTTTCGCTTCCACCTTGATGTTATTGACCTTGCTAGTACAGTATGAGTATCGAATTTCCGTTGAAACATATAACAATATATGATTTTCCAGCTGAGTGATTGCAGTAGGTCTAGGTtctcatataattaatatatttttatgtcttCAATGATGCTTTAAATTTGGACAAAGTTTGCTCTTGGTCCCCTAAACTTAAAGTGATTATTTTAGTTCTTCTAATTCGGAAATGActccttttttttactttttgggagACTAAGGGTTTGTTGGGATAAACTTTTCCAAAAAACtacttataggagaagaaaataacaacaaaaataaaataaatttcttaataaattgaaataatttttgcacaaattaaaaatcaacttttaaataagttaatatGAGAAAGTTTCTACAAGTAAGCTGATGCATaacctaattttaatttatagagaaactgatttttttcattttttcttttttatttccttcaatAAGTGCATACGAAAAACTTTATCCGAATGTAACTTAAAATGACCACAATAAGAAAAACGGATTATTTCAAATTACCTAGactaaaaatcacttttaaatatgggagatcaaaaggaaaaattggtccaaatttgggggactgaaaaaatatttaaacttattttcattcattttaggAATTGATCCAAAAATTACTTACGTCAAAGCCCGGGAACAGATGGGAAGTGCACCCACGCTCGGATATGAATTGGAACCCCCTCCTAAATTCGGTTAATACTAAAATAGATTCCCAATCCCATTCAACAATCTACGCTACGGGTCAGGGAGGTACATGTAGAGGGTCTTACATTGTCTCTTGTGTACCACCTTGGGAAATGGTGGTGATGAAGATTCCAGCATACTTGCCTGCAAGCGGTTCTGCTTTCAATTGATCTCCAGTTGCATCTATAAAACTGAGAAGCCATCTTTCCAAATATTATTGGGAAACCCAAAGAAAAAACCATCAGCCTTAGAGAGCTCATTTGGGGCAATGATTGGTACGTCACTCTTGAACCTGTCGGGTTCACACAGCTTAGCAAGTTCCGCTGTTGTTGATAGTGTTTCACGTAGCCCTGCTTGTGTGTGTTCAATAAAATTAAGGTATTGTAAtttgaagagagaaaataaactGAATAATGCTCTTCTTATTATATAGAATAACTCAAGAAGGCTACAAGGGGCTAATAGAACAGATAATAACAACAGAAACTGAAAAATATATCTTCCTAACAGAATAACTAGTTCTGTTTTAATCTATTCCTAGATTGGGTAATAcaactcataaaaaaaaagattggaaAATATATATGGTCATAATGAAGGAGCATAGGCTAACAGGATGTTTGAGTTCAACTAATGCTAAAGTCAGATAGCAAGAATAATGATTTTGAGTTACACTTTGAAAACAATGCTTCAATTTTATGCTATGAGATAAACGGATTGCATTATTGGATTAGAACTGCTATTAATTGAAACCTAAACACATGCCTGCCATAGTTTGGTCTCACCACCTTCTTGGGAGTTAGTCCCTTTCTCCACTGCCTTTGCTAGTCTTTCTTCATGCCCATGCAGTGAGTAGTACCTGTCAAAGTAATGATAAAATCTCCTTTTTGTGAATTAAAGCTCGAAGAAACTTGCTGGGTAATTCACTtgagaataaaatgaaaatgggaAATTAAAGGAGCAACATCATTGAGAATAGTACAAAAGAAAAGGGGGGAACGCTCTTATCCCAAAAAGGAACATAAAAGATCATAATTGCAAGATGATTGAAGTCAGTGTTGTAgtcttttgtaattttattaattcGTAAATCTATTTGCATCaaattcttgaattgttctttaaAACAAACATCACAATAAGATCGCACAGCACAAAAATAATCGACTATTAGTGAAAACAAGAAGGGTTGAAAAGCGCAAACAAAATATAGACATCGACAGCCATTGATGATCAATACTCCAAGACCTCTCTGCTTCTCCACTCTCTCAGCTAACTGAAACAAACAGTTGAAGGCTGAAATGGCGAGAATGCGAACCGATCCTATATATTATTACATGATTCGTTTTTTTGAAAGGTTATTACATTATTCGTTATTGCcgcttatttttatattttcaaaagctttaaatttaaaattaattttcaaaacttcttatgtttagatttctttctttttacttcaaataattgttagtttttttaaaaaaattatatcgaaattcttttgtttactcaaattttaaatatttgcactctgaattattattatttttaaaatgtaagagTAAATGTAAAGTTTATGCACTATATATAgcgtaaaaaaaaagactttttataTTACAGTCAATCACAAATTCACATGTACGTTatcaacttttataataatattttgaataaattataacaatatccctaaatttttaacaaatcacagatatttattatttaatcaatactactgaaaatttaaataatataacaaatattattaattgtgTTAGCtactaacattaatttttatgtgtaataaaaagTATGTAGCTATTCAATATTTCATACTTTTTTTCTGTTAtcctaataaaattatatacgttcatctccattttttttatttagttaataaaatcttatatagaGGTGAGACAAAATTAATACtatatctttttcttattttcttattataaggtttaaattaaaagtgtgacttcattctttttataaggttcaatatgaaatatttcatgcattaattacttttttttcttcaggaAAAACACATTTCATTAAAGTCAAATATAGAATGGCATGacatagagaaaaatatattacacaCTACTATAGAAACGACCTTTTATGATAGTTGTTTTGCACATACGATGTCGGTTATGAACCGTTGTAGAATGTCTAGGTGTCTATGATTAGGGTTTTCTATCCGTTTTAGAATgtgtcacattctaagatgaatTTTGAAAGAAGATCGTCTTTGAATGtgacacattctaagatgatttcagtgccaaaaccatcttagaatgcatCATATTCCAGACGATCTCgtttcaaaaagttatattcAAGGTGATTTGTTAAGTATGATTCGAAGACGATCTCGTTTCACTTTCATCTAATCTTGGATTGTTAAGTACGACAAGATTGATGACTTTTACAGTATTAATTAGAATGCACTGCTAGAATAAAGGTTTTTTACATTGTTATCGAAGCATGGATTTTCACGTATGGTAAGATTGTTGTCTTTTGCAGTAATTAGAAGTAGAATGCACTAATAGTAGAAAGGTTTTATTCGTTGTTGTCTAATTATGGATTGCTATGTATTGTAAGATTGTTAACTTTGGTAATAATTGCTTAGAAAGTTATATTCAAGGTGATTTTTCACCGACTGGTAGTatatcaaatttttatattgtcaatgtatcaaaattaaactctaattttttcAACTATGTATTCATGtttcaaatcatattttttgttttggaactTTCTGCTAAGGATGGATTAGCATGAAGCCTTGTGTTAGTGTGTTCCTCGagctgtttttttattttgtttgacttggttgatgatattttttgtaCTGGTTGGTTTTGTTTAGGTACTACTTGCAAAAATGGCTGCCATGTATGTTGTGTATCATGGACC harbors:
- the LOC121173172 gene encoding uncharacterized protein yields the protein MMQIEKKKPSRPMWSYAIRDALACVGVSGWKKAFKCENLIMQFQAQLNIQKNRRRVIIVQSRADIAQLLEIDKLESAFSRVDQLCKDTCLLTAYDLIDNFCECLITNMSFISKCSSVHNLPINVVVAIASLTYASSRCGELSLLHLIRNLFRERYGREFDITNVELFAGNYVDLPLRKNLSNYSVLEDEKLMLLNEIAHENFNQQLERL